One genomic segment of Deltaproteobacteria bacterium includes these proteins:
- a CDS encoding glycosyltransferase family 1 protein, with translation MSIVLLNQLWFQEELRAQGHRVISAASRSKGADICIARPGTHIEEILAQMPAGFYPDCLIYYDDSGPITVLGLEKCDIPKVFFSVDAHHHSAWHSHFACAFDETLVAQKDYIPEFKKFNNSVTWFPLWAPVSIEPKSEKTCEVSFRGNLCSRAHPKRVQFFKKLRELVDVEIDASEGRYRDIYPASRIVVNQAVKRDVNFRVFEGMMCGAFMLTTNTENGLGELFEIGKELVVYEDGDAEDAANKIRYYLENEVEREKIAAAGRKTIIERHTAKKRGRDLERILLSLEKKQNSCRHYCAAIAYLTSAKMARGRSPRVYELFVKAAAEGLSKSAEVNEVVNDGFINAVHLTNYLLRELGLNLEALNFVCEIYQYSCHDTSLAVSLVASLLEHGLIEQAFALAREISHEPEKLLAEAPKMTDSIHHRLADVLLNSSTNSRQN, from the coding sequence TTGTCGATAGTCTTGCTAAACCAGCTATGGTTTCAGGAAGAATTGCGCGCTCAGGGGCATAGAGTTATCTCTGCAGCGTCGCGTTCAAAAGGGGCGGACATTTGCATAGCGCGACCTGGCACGCACATCGAAGAGATTCTCGCGCAGATGCCCGCGGGTTTTTATCCAGACTGTTTAATATATTACGACGATAGCGGTCCGATAACTGTTCTAGGCTTAGAGAAATGCGATATACCAAAGGTTTTTTTTTCGGTCGATGCGCATCATCATAGTGCTTGGCACTCGCACTTTGCATGTGCCTTTGATGAGACGTTAGTGGCCCAGAAGGACTACATACCAGAGTTTAAAAAGTTCAATAACTCCGTGACGTGGTTCCCGCTGTGGGCTCCAGTTTCTATCGAGCCTAAGAGCGAAAAGACATGCGAGGTGTCATTTCGTGGTAACTTGTGTTCGCGAGCTCATCCCAAAAGGGTGCAGTTTTTTAAAAAACTGCGGGAGTTGGTCGATGTAGAGATCGATGCCAGTGAGGGGCGCTATCGCGATATCTATCCAGCCTCGCGAATTGTAGTAAACCAGGCGGTAAAGCGGGATGTCAATTTTAGAGTGTTTGAGGGCATGATGTGCGGTGCCTTTATGCTAACTACAAATACGGAAAACGGCTTAGGCGAGTTGTTTGAGATTGGCAAGGAGTTAGTTGTCTATGAGGATGGCGATGCAGAAGATGCGGCGAATAAAATCCGCTACTACCTCGAGAACGAAGTCGAGCGAGAGAAAATCGCCGCGGCGGGGCGAAAAACAATAATCGAGCGGCACACGGCCAAAAAGCGAGGACGAGATCTGGAGCGCATACTTCTTTCTCTTGAAAAGAAACAAAACTCGTGTAGGCACTATTGTGCCGCAATCGCGTACTTGACGTCTGCAAAAATGGCGCGTGGAAGAAGCCCACGAGTGTACGAGTTATTCGTCAAAGCAGCGGCCGAAGGACTGTCAAAAAGTGCAGAAGTAAACGAAGTTGTAAACGACGGATTTATAAATGCCGTGCATTTGACAAACTATCTTCTGCGCGAACTAGGGCTAAATCTTGAAGCACTGAACTTCGTTTGTGAAATCTATCAATACTCATGTCACGACACGTCGCTAGCCGTTAGTCTAGTAGCCAGTCTATTAGAACATGGTCTCATAGAACAAGCGTTCGCGCTGGCGAGAGAAATTTCCCATGAACCTGAAAAGCTCTTAGCAGAAGCTCCGAAAATGACGGACAGCATTCACCATCGCTTAGCAGATGTCTTGCTAAATAGCAGCACAAATAGCAGACAAAACTAA
- a CDS encoding glycosyltransferase translates to MPAKAPIVIFHKDHPLDPLGANAGAETATVMLATALARRGNKVFVAANLSNVNGATSISARGVTFIDFSENFDTTRVFETLERGPNALPNFNLIVACRGQALLESRYKSQVLSRLFITHEPSATAFGVQAAVIGNVADRVICVSEAQKAGMVDAGCRADNIVVVQNGVDLETFLPGDADTRNYQRLVFVGALVIDKGVHLLLEAFIQLKRFFPQLTLDIYGSAALWGRGDYFNVSDVEKAVSGLTFHGAVQQAVIAKAFSEAGLLVSPSIYFESFGLAVAEAQSTGLPALTAKNGGMGEIVLDGVTGKLLEEISVDSLVREIRQLIANPEVLRKMSLASLELMRPKYSWDKTALEIECVIRECEEDNRAASSASKCISAGQRAPQVELLEPKIGILSTFNQRCGLATYASHLLSHFGDVSYAVLAEETSDNSLTKPDEPFVKRCWKRNASDFVELEQVIKAEKINILYLNCHYRFFKQPEFAKFLLKLKSYGVKTISHIHNPFTIDDGLAALVAVSSKVIVHTAENRLEVIANGAEPANVVVIEHGVKAVASDVSKEARHKVRIRRNVPLSENTVVCFGFIQAHKGIDEVIKAIADLKRRLPNIHLYIIGEPHKEDPNGHAYSSYLRELVSSNGLSGQVTFLGEFVDESVVTDYLSIADAVVMNYRSNYFEASGAIALALGCGAAIVTSTAPAFARMQDAVFHVTAGYPLTTAIEAVVSNEVLNNELRQNAVKWARQYCWENVAGAVLQLCREVAADNGKWVDESKRDNQHRKDQSFTQRGRAMKILMQNRSNALTHPGGDTVLMERVRQELIKRGLVVDVDLDGRKDPKEYDLVHLYNFATPQVTESYAKKASENGVPFIVSALYEDLPRFYNQMLAHYEVLRGYIQVGQKRDKWESLFELAQRSKPSGSYNNAWVAENAEALIVSGEHEKAVIERDYPRHADIAVCKWGCDLEGEGDAGNMFFRETGIKDFVLCVGRLETRKNQLSILRALEDSDLTLVFATGGFTYQPDYEEACRRFRRLGRTVFLERVTPQMLASAYSGARVHALASWYELPGIASMEAARLGTNIVVTDFGTARDYFGESAYYCKPDDIDGIANAIVAAYYAPMRRGLRESVANCTWSNTAEAIQALYDRVLSCARAGSRSSYQLSSWSNSDPVHTIQRSLEEVQRTAETAQSAVSKIATAIVERPNLSQAASLCEQADNLLRGKDVIGARERYDRAIAIDSQCGRAYRGKGIAALEENNLELARRAFEIAIDLDANDARAYAGLGLCELYDGKPREAFLKCKAASERAPDDVNILLQVVNIAYPLNELVELERIVARCLEHNPDNLEIRYCLAGCYFKQGKYAAASKTVDCILLRDPGHENALELKTLIETNGIAKGTAEDNIVLRHSDEIECLLREVEELKGSRELQRAIAGAERIVISGEASSSQRALARVLKAECLAHAGQLDLAEREFALVMDDKIYASRALTGRGVISAEKGLWEDAKRNFQTAVEKHSRNDASLAGLGLCFVREGNLEQGWNYFREALNVNPENMRAILGVVEVGYKLNRVGEIEAALAAYLDIHPANVSILYASAGALYFQGQREKALAQLSKILIFEPQHALARELIDRIAAGSVDGARLGI, encoded by the coding sequence ATGCCAGCTAAAGCTCCAATAGTTATATTTCACAAGGATCACCCATTGGACCCCTTGGGCGCAAATGCTGGAGCAGAGACTGCAACAGTAATGCTCGCTACAGCCCTTGCTAGGCGAGGCAATAAGGTATTTGTGGCGGCAAATCTCTCAAACGTCAATGGAGCAACTTCTATAAGCGCAAGAGGCGTAACTTTTATAGATTTCTCGGAAAACTTCGATACAACTCGCGTTTTTGAGACTCTTGAACGTGGTCCGAATGCCCTGCCGAATTTTAACTTAATAGTAGCCTGTCGAGGGCAAGCTTTGCTAGAGAGCCGCTATAAATCCCAAGTGCTATCGCGGCTGTTTATCACCCACGAACCATCGGCAACGGCTTTTGGCGTGCAAGCCGCAGTGATAGGAAACGTTGCCGATAGGGTAATCTGCGTTTCAGAAGCACAAAAAGCAGGCATGGTCGATGCCGGGTGTAGAGCCGACAACATTGTAGTGGTGCAAAATGGCGTAGACCTCGAGACATTTTTACCAGGCGATGCCGATACCAGAAATTATCAACGATTAGTGTTTGTCGGAGCCTTAGTGATAGATAAGGGCGTTCATTTGCTCCTTGAAGCCTTTATCCAACTTAAACGATTCTTCCCACAACTGACACTGGATATCTATGGCTCAGCTGCTCTTTGGGGGAGAGGTGATTACTTTAATGTGAGCGATGTTGAAAAGGCCGTTTCTGGCCTCACATTTCATGGCGCAGTGCAACAAGCAGTCATCGCAAAGGCTTTTAGTGAGGCTGGCTTATTGGTGTCCCCATCCATATACTTTGAATCCTTCGGACTAGCAGTCGCTGAAGCTCAAAGTACAGGTCTTCCGGCTTTAACCGCCAAAAACGGTGGCATGGGCGAAATAGTCTTGGATGGCGTTACCGGAAAACTGTTAGAGGAGATATCGGTAGATAGTCTAGTTCGAGAAATTCGCCAGCTCATTGCAAATCCAGAAGTTTTGCGAAAAATGAGCCTAGCAAGCCTGGAACTAATGAGGCCAAAATATAGTTGGGATAAAACCGCTCTAGAAATAGAGTGCGTAATTAGAGAATGCGAGGAAGACAATCGTGCGGCAAGCTCCGCTTCTAAGTGCATCAGTGCAGGACAAAGAGCGCCACAAGTCGAACTGCTTGAACCAAAAATTGGGATACTAAGCACTTTTAATCAGCGTTGCGGCTTAGCTACGTATGCGTCTCACTTGCTAAGTCACTTTGGTGACGTAAGCTATGCGGTTCTTGCGGAAGAAACTAGCGATAATAGTCTCACTAAACCCGACGAACCCTTTGTTAAGCGTTGCTGGAAGCGAAACGCATCGGACTTTGTCGAGTTAGAGCAAGTAATCAAAGCAGAAAAAATAAACATACTCTACCTAAACTGTCACTATAGGTTTTTTAAACAACCGGAATTCGCAAAGTTCCTGTTGAAGCTCAAATCCTATGGCGTTAAGACCATTTCGCACATCCACAATCCCTTTACAATTGACGACGGACTCGCCGCGCTAGTTGCTGTTTCGTCAAAAGTAATAGTTCATACTGCAGAAAATAGGCTCGAAGTGATTGCAAACGGGGCTGAGCCGGCCAATGTGGTGGTTATAGAACACGGTGTGAAAGCTGTTGCTTCGGATGTCTCAAAAGAAGCGAGACATAAGGTGCGCATTCGTCGCAATGTCCCGCTTAGTGAAAACACAGTCGTGTGCTTTGGATTCATCCAGGCACACAAGGGAATTGATGAGGTGATTAAGGCCATAGCTGATTTAAAAAGGCGTTTGCCGAATATCCACCTTTATATTATTGGTGAGCCACATAAGGAGGATCCTAACGGCCATGCTTATAGCAGCTACCTAAGAGAGCTAGTAAGCAGCAATGGATTAAGTGGACAAGTCACTTTTCTAGGAGAATTTGTAGATGAATCAGTAGTTACTGATTACCTCAGTATAGCCGATGCGGTAGTTATGAATTATCGCTCGAACTATTTCGAGGCCTCCGGCGCAATAGCGTTGGCGCTCGGGTGCGGGGCAGCAATAGTTACGTCGACAGCCCCGGCCTTTGCTCGAATGCAAGATGCGGTGTTCCACGTTACGGCTGGCTATCCGCTAACTACTGCAATTGAGGCCGTGGTGTCGAACGAAGTGTTAAACAACGAACTGCGCCAGAACGCCGTCAAATGGGCTAGGCAATATTGTTGGGAGAATGTAGCGGGCGCGGTGTTGCAATTATGCCGAGAGGTAGCAGCCGATAACGGCAAATGGGTGGATGAAAGCAAACGAGACAATCAGCACCGAAAGGATCAATCTTTTACTCAGCGGGGAAGAGCTATGAAAATCCTAATGCAAAATCGCAGTAACGCACTAACGCATCCTGGAGGCGATACCGTGTTGATGGAACGAGTTCGCCAAGAGCTAATCAAACGGGGACTAGTGGTCGATGTTGACTTGGATGGCAGAAAAGACCCCAAGGAGTATGACTTGGTTCACCTTTATAATTTTGCAACTCCACAGGTCACAGAGAGTTATGCGAAAAAAGCCAGCGAAAACGGCGTGCCGTTTATAGTGAGTGCTCTATATGAGGACCTGCCGCGGTTTTATAACCAAATGCTTGCCCATTATGAGGTCTTGAGGGGATACATTCAAGTTGGTCAAAAAAGAGATAAGTGGGAATCCCTGTTTGAGTTGGCGCAGAGGAGTAAACCCAGCGGCAGTTACAACAATGCCTGGGTTGCCGAGAATGCTGAGGCTCTAATAGTATCAGGTGAGCACGAAAAGGCGGTTATCGAGCGAGATTATCCACGACATGCTGACATCGCCGTGTGTAAATGGGGTTGCGATTTAGAGGGGGAGGGAGATGCTGGAAATATGTTTTTCCGTGAGACCGGCATCAAGGACTTTGTGTTGTGCGTTGGAAGGCTAGAAACCAGGAAAAATCAGCTTAGTATTTTAAGGGCGTTGGAAGACAGCGACTTGACGCTGGTATTTGCGACTGGAGGTTTTACCTATCAGCCAGATTACGAGGAAGCTTGTCGTAGATTTAGGCGACTGGGGCGGACAGTATTCCTTGAGCGAGTGACGCCACAGATGCTGGCGAGTGCATATAGCGGAGCAAGAGTTCACGCGCTCGCAAGTTGGTATGAACTCCCCGGCATTGCCTCTATGGAGGCTGCGCGTCTTGGAACTAATATCGTGGTAACTGATTTCGGAACGGCCAGAGACTATTTCGGCGAGAGTGCTTATTACTGCAAGCCCGACGACATTGACGGCATCGCGAACGCCATAGTTGCAGCTTACTACGCACCGATGCGTAGAGGCCTTAGAGAATCGGTGGCAAATTGCACGTGGAGCAATACGGCAGAAGCAATTCAAGCCCTTTATGATAGAGTGCTATCTTGTGCTCGAGCTGGTAGTCGAAGTAGCTATCAGCTATCATCCTGGAGCAATAGTGATCCAGTGCATACTATCCAGAGGTCGCTTGAGGAGGTTCAAAGGACAGCAGAAACTGCTCAAAGCGCCGTGTCTAAGATTGCTACGGCGATTGTCGAGCGGCCGAATTTATCTCAGGCCGCCTCGCTATGCGAGCAGGCGGATAACTTGTTAAGGGGCAAAGATGTTATCGGGGCACGTGAGAGATATGACCGCGCCATAGCGATAGACTCTCAGTGTGGGCGAGCTTATAGGGGAAAAGGGATTGCGGCGCTGGAGGAAAATAATCTCGAACTTGCACGGAGAGCCTTTGAGATAGCAATCGACCTAGATGCTAATGATGCCAGAGCCTACGCGGGTTTAGGTTTATGCGAACTATATGACGGGAAGCCGCGCGAGGCGTTTTTAAAGTGCAAAGCGGCGAGCGAAAGGGCCCCAGATGATGTAAACATACTGCTCCAGGTCGTAAATATCGCCTATCCACTTAATGAATTGGTAGAGCTTGAGAGGATAGTAGCGCGATGTCTGGAGCATAATCCCGACAATTTAGAAATTCGCTACTGCCTGGCCGGATGTTATTTTAAGCAAGGAAAGTACGCGGCTGCGAGCAAGACCGTCGATTGCATACTGCTAAGAGACCCCGGCCACGAAAACGCATTAGAGCTAAAAACATTAATTGAGACTAATGGTATCGCAAAGGGAACGGCGGAGGATAATATCGTGTTGAGACATTCGGATGAAATCGAGTGTCTATTGCGGGAGGTCGAGGAGTTAAAGGGAAGCAGAGAGTTGCAAAGAGCAATTGCCGGAGCAGAGAGAATAGTAATATCTGGTGAAGCATCGTCTTCTCAGCGGGCACTGGCGCGAGTGTTAAAAGCTGAGTGTCTCGCACACGCGGGCCAGCTTGATTTGGCTGAGCGCGAGTTTGCGTTGGTTATGGACGATAAGATTTATGCCTCTCGTGCTTTGACCGGGCGAGGGGTCATATCAGCCGAAAAGGGTTTATGGGAAGATGCCAAAAGGAATTTTCAAACTGCTGTGGAGAAGCACTCTCGCAATGATGCTAGCTTGGCGGGACTCGGGCTATGCTTCGTGCGGGAAGGCAATTTGGAACAAGGGTGGAATTATTTTCGAGAAGCACTAAACGTAAATCCCGAAAACATGAGAGCTATTCTCGGAGTTGTTGAAGTTGGGTACAAACTTAATAGGGTAGGGGAAATTGAGGCTGCTCTTGCCGCTTATCTAGATATTCACCCGGCAAATGTGTCTATTTTATATGCTAGTGCAGGTGCTCTATATTTTCAGGGACAGAGGGAAAAGGCACTTGCACAGCTAAGTAAAATTCTCATTTTTGAGCCACAACACGCTCTGGCTAGAGAATTAATTGACAGGATCGCGGCTGGCTCGGTAGATGGAGCGCGGCTTGGAATATAG
- a CDS encoding Dna2/Cas4 domain-containing protein yields MTEERSLVLISDAEVGDYAVCPESWRLKYVDKKLFRRTERSATTQKQRSNWVKVQDLSTQLKRYAGIAYGLLVIFVFVVFLLDRHNELQEDSIIYKASNLWSESNGHHWDRIYIIIIILGVIIFVWDLFDRKSKVSKKEAGIDENARALAVKDSSLIPERQYLSEENGLSSKPDAVYKIDKHIIPVDRYTSTNKVRDRHVLRLLLHMRLIGDVDGIEPPYGLLIMGPKARTVRIESNDERRRWLDSVIAEMRAIIDGVPAEPLPSEVKCLHCDVKSICKFRFSK; encoded by the coding sequence ATGACGGAGGAAAGGTCGCTTGTATTGATATCTGATGCCGAGGTTGGCGACTATGCTGTCTGCCCCGAAAGCTGGCGACTAAAGTACGTCGATAAAAAGTTGTTTAGGCGGACTGAGCGCAGTGCCACCACACAGAAACAGCGCAGTAATTGGGTTAAGGTTCAGGATTTATCCACACAGCTAAAGCGGTATGCCGGCATTGCCTATGGTCTTTTAGTCATATTTGTCTTCGTCGTTTTTTTACTAGATCGGCACAATGAGCTGCAAGAGGACAGTATAATATACAAGGCTAGTAACTTATGGAGCGAATCGAATGGTCATCATTGGGATAGAATATATATTATCATTATTATTCTTGGAGTAATAATTTTTGTATGGGATCTATTCGATCGCAAAAGCAAAGTCTCAAAAAAAGAGGCGGGAATTGATGAAAACGCTAGAGCCTTAGCAGTAAAAGACAGCTCGCTTATTCCGGAACGACAATATTTGTCTGAAGAAAATGGATTATCGAGCAAACCCGATGCTGTTTATAAAATAGATAAGCACATTATCCCTGTAGATCGATACACCAGTACGAACAAGGTGCGAGACAGACATGTCCTTAGGCTACTACTTCACATGCGCCTCATAGGAGACGTCGATGGGATTGAGCCACCTTATGGATTATTGATTATGGGCCCCAAGGCGAGGACGGTTCGCATCGAAAGCAACGACGAGCGCCGAAGGTGGCTAGATTCGGTAATTGCCGAGATGAGAGCAATTATCGACGGAGTTCCTGCCGAACCCTTGCCATCAGAAGTGAAGTGCCTTCATTGCGACGTTAAGAGCATCTGCAAATTTCGCTTTAGCAAGTAA
- a CDS encoding response regulator, with protein MGSKADTGTASLRLSRFYADSLQAVKCFEGLLQRLVANSAKEVVFAHSTEALEIQFYKSVCFRTNRDSSPIDVFKVSTEFFPLLRDVVLARAVYWPDPGDVLWCTNQNRSKRLAIDNKQYGKLLIDIAIDSQAQDGEEVDVLKLRVLEHPHGMSLTLDGVSERNKEFFEQGLSQATGIVLVSDGERSAAVSAGARTLACRPDALLFHNVHSFTKAVDALEKATRNLVVVSLASQDPVEMIFNFAGLLGDSRDLKQQYFSALRLAYVHKRVRRVCHACARSSAADPKLLERLPMAIRPAKNRTYLFGRGCSECGELAYKGTIGLDSLVYVDEQMRQKMREDKSITDITQIAYRKGARSLMEDGLDKVYHGHTSFEELFGVVADISRAFVASIASSKSDSDETPIDREINAALSSVGDEFFVDSAASTKGSRRVLLVEDDRDQMEILKIVFQKEQYEILQATNGKEALEILDFKPVDIVVCDLMMPIMNGEQFVKELRASEKLKRLPVLILTAVGGSDAECNLLEVGADDYCSKTVNRKVLLKRVQKLLSK; from the coding sequence ATGGGATCAAAGGCGGATACTGGCACTGCTTCTTTACGGCTATCGCGTTTTTATGCTGACTCGCTTCAGGCCGTAAAATGTTTTGAAGGGCTACTTCAAAGACTCGTTGCGAATAGTGCAAAAGAGGTAGTTTTTGCACACAGCACCGAAGCACTTGAGATTCAATTTTACAAGTCCGTTTGTTTTAGAACCAATAGGGATTCTTCTCCAATCGATGTTTTTAAAGTTAGTACTGAATTTTTTCCCTTGCTGAGAGATGTGGTGCTAGCTCGCGCCGTTTATTGGCCGGATCCTGGAGACGTACTTTGGTGCACGAACCAAAACAGGTCTAAGCGATTAGCTATTGACAACAAGCAGTATGGAAAATTGCTTATCGATATTGCAATTGATAGCCAGGCGCAAGATGGCGAAGAAGTTGATGTGCTAAAGCTTAGAGTACTCGAGCACCCGCACGGAATGTCTCTTACGCTGGACGGAGTTAGCGAGCGGAATAAGGAGTTTTTTGAGCAAGGCCTAAGTCAAGCAACCGGTATTGTCTTAGTCAGTGATGGTGAACGATCTGCTGCTGTGAGTGCAGGCGCAAGAACTTTGGCGTGCAGGCCTGATGCTTTATTGTTTCACAATGTTCATTCTTTTACCAAGGCAGTAGATGCTTTAGAAAAGGCGACTAGGAACTTAGTCGTAGTTAGCCTGGCCTCGCAAGATCCTGTCGAGATGATTTTTAACTTCGCTGGTTTACTGGGCGATTCGCGTGATCTGAAGCAGCAGTATTTTTCGGCTCTTAGGCTGGCCTACGTGCATAAGCGCGTTCGCCGGGTCTGTCATGCCTGCGCCCGCTCGTCTGCGGCAGATCCAAAACTATTAGAGCGACTTCCTATGGCAATTAGGCCTGCTAAAAACAGGACGTATCTCTTTGGACGAGGTTGCAGCGAGTGTGGGGAACTAGCGTATAAGGGCACCATTGGCCTCGATAGCCTTGTATATGTAGACGAACAGATGCGCCAAAAGATGCGTGAAGACAAGTCCATTACAGATATTACGCAAATTGCCTATCGCAAGGGCGCCAGGAGCCTAATGGAAGATGGCCTGGATAAGGTATATCATGGGCATACGAGTTTTGAAGAACTATTTGGGGTCGTCGCCGATATTAGCCGCGCATTTGTAGCCTCTATAGCGAGCAGTAAATCGGATAGCGATGAGACCCCTATAGATAGAGAAATTAATGCGGCCCTAAGCTCAGTGGGAGATGAGTTTTTTGTCGATTCTGCTGCTTCGACAAAGGGTTCGCGGCGCGTTCTCCTCGTCGAGGACGATCGCGATCAGATGGAAATTCTAAAAATAGTTTTTCAAAAAGAACAGTATGAAATTCTACAGGCCACTAACGGCAAAGAGGCCCTCGAGATACTGGATTTTAAGCCCGTAGACATCGTCGTATGCGATCTCATGATGCCAATCATGAATGGCGAACAGTTTGTAAAAGAGCTGCGCGCTTCAGAAAAACTAAAACGCCTTCCAGTTCTGATATTAACCGCAGTGGGTGGTTCCGATGCGGAATGCAATTTGCTTGAAGTTGGTGCCGACGATTATTGCTCAAAAACCGTCAATCGCAAGGTGCTGCTAAAACGAGTCCAAAAACTACTAAGCAAGTGA
- the tatA gene encoding twin-arginine translocase TatA/TatE family subunit has translation MFGLGTSELLIILVIIVIVFGVGKLPELGGALGEGIKNFKKSYKDAKMLDVTPKETKEEESKSS, from the coding sequence GTGTTTGGTCTTGGCACCTCGGAGTTATTGATAATATTAGTGATAATAGTAATCGTTTTTGGCGTCGGGAAACTGCCAGAATTGGGTGGAGCTTTAGGAGAGGGCATAAAGAATTTTAAGAAGAGTTACAAGGATGCAAAGATGCTGGACGTAACGCCAAAGGAGACCAAGGAGGAGGAATCTAAATCCAGCTAA
- a CDS encoding energy transducer TonB, which yields MSVMLHGWILYVVPVQKDIGSAKSPIISLIKLKSERIDANDPQQIVSLPKEDDSQVSTTAKFLSDENRFTKREQIKRGMPSKVTNPSPAIPSTKASKISKAVSKGTEGADRIAKKNKQPSLKLEDTSVLASLSDKGHLRPTKNDKTATKTTTLKSNAQLMARYQPFSHGNSANYLSGDGGQPDFLPNIPDGDITFLNTKAHRHAVFVRRVATQVFAALKQTSERNLAPRDLRNISSFATVDAMLSPTGELISVTLTDSSGSRAFNDSLLKAAKRGARDQNPPSDVVALDGNIHFIFKARTWSRFSPDSLHEQRWILLATGLL from the coding sequence ATGTCAGTAATGCTTCACGGCTGGATATTATACGTCGTGCCTGTACAAAAAGACATAGGAAGTGCAAAATCCCCTATTATCTCATTAATTAAGCTTAAGTCGGAACGAATTGATGCAAACGACCCACAGCAAATAGTTTCGCTCCCCAAGGAGGACGACTCGCAAGTGAGTACTACAGCTAAATTTCTTAGCGATGAGAATCGTTTTACGAAGCGAGAGCAAATAAAGCGCGGGATGCCATCAAAAGTTACTAATCCCTCGCCAGCTATCCCGTCAACAAAGGCTTCTAAGATAAGCAAAGCTGTTAGCAAGGGAACAGAAGGTGCAGATAGAATTGCAAAAAAAAATAAGCAACCGAGCCTAAAGCTCGAGGATACGTCTGTTCTCGCCAGCTTATCCGATAAAGGCCATTTAAGACCGACTAAGAATGATAAAACTGCAACCAAAACGACAACGCTTAAGAGCAATGCGCAGCTAATGGCTAGATATCAACCTTTTTCTCATGGAAACTCAGCTAATTACCTTAGCGGTGACGGTGGTCAGCCAGATTTTTTGCCAAACATTCCCGACGGGGATATCACCTTTTTAAACACCAAAGCTCATCGCCACGCCGTTTTTGTGCGGCGCGTTGCAACGCAAGTGTTTGCTGCACTTAAACAGACGAGCGAAAGAAATCTCGCACCTAGAGATCTGCGAAATATTAGTTCTTTTGCAACTGTTGACGCGATGCTTTCCCCGACTGGCGAACTAATATCAGTTACGCTGACAGATTCCTCTGGAAGTCGAGCGTTTAACGACTCATTGCTTAAAGCTGCTAAGAGAGGCGCCAGGGATCAAAATCCTCCTTCCGATGTCGTGGCATTAGATGGTAATATTCACTTTATTTTCAAGGCGCGCACCTGGAGTCGTTTTTCCCCTGATAGTCTACATGAGCAGCGCTGGATATTATTAGCAACGGGATTACTTTAA
- a CDS encoding ferredoxin--NADP reductase codes for MGPYELNSTITYKRVINAGLWTIRLKPDDLSLINFLPGQYAELGLFLPVEQCSTSSDKPAEVKSSGFVRRQYSIVSSPRDKEGIEFYLVLVPEGRLTPRLYELAEGDRLWIGPKMKGKFTMEEIPARKHLVMISTGTGIAPFISMLRHYRGQNRWEKLVLIHAARVSGDLGYREELTSVSREDKSVVYIPTVTREPQGSTWAGHRGRVQTLLEDSVYEKLVGDSLSADKCQVFMCGNPDMIEVVSSSLESKGFSKHSRKMPGNIHFERYW; via the coding sequence TTGGGTCCCTATGAACTCAACTCTACAATCACTTACAAGCGAGTAATTAACGCTGGCCTTTGGACAATCCGGCTTAAGCCGGACGATTTGTCGCTTATCAATTTCTTGCCGGGCCAGTATGCAGAACTTGGCCTTTTCTTGCCGGTGGAGCAGTGCTCTACAAGCAGTGATAAACCTGCTGAGGTTAAGTCGAGTGGTTTCGTGCGTCGGCAGTATTCTATAGTTTCCAGCCCGCGAGATAAGGAGGGCATAGAGTTTTATTTGGTATTAGTTCCGGAAGGGCGACTAACTCCAAGGCTTTATGAGCTGGCTGAAGGGGATAGATTGTGGATAGGGCCCAAGATGAAGGGTAAGTTTACGATGGAAGAAATTCCAGCTCGAAAACATCTAGTGATGATTTCGACTGGAACCGGGATAGCTCCCTTTATCTCAATGTTGCGACACTACAGGGGGCAAAATCGCTGGGAGAAACTTGTCTTAATTCATGCGGCGCGCGTTTCTGGTGATTTAGGGTATCGCGAAGAGCTAACGTCAGTGAGCCGCGAAGATAAGAGCGTCGTCTATATTCCTACGGTTACGCGCGAACCACAAGGTTCTACCTGGGCAGGGCATCGCGGACGAGTTCAAACGCTCCTAGAAGACAGCGTTTACGAGAAATTGGTAGGGGACTCTTTAAGTGCTGACAAGTGTCAGGTGTTTATGTGTGGCAATCCAGACATGATAGAGGTGGTAAGCTCGAGTCTGGAAAGCAAAGGCTTCTCAAAGCATTCCCGAAAGATGCCTGGCAACATTCACTTTGAGCGATATTGGTAA